The nucleotide sequence GCTTCAACGCCGCCGTCGCCAATCCCGACGGGAGCACGCAGATGGCCGTCGACGAAGTCGGTGGCAATTGGCCGGCCTTCGCCGCTTGGGATGGCGCGCAACTCGTCTTCGGTCGCGAGGCCGAACAGATCTCGCGCCTCAAACCGCGGGCGGTGAGCAATGTATTTTGGGAGCATCTCTCCCTCTCGCCTTCCGATCTCCAAGGGCCGCCGCGCGTGCCCGCTTACTCGGAGTTGGCCTACGCGTTTTTGAAAGGCTTTTGGGAGGATCTGGTGGTGCGGGCGGGACGGCCGGAGTGCGTGGCGCTGGCGATTCCGGGGCAGATTTTGGGCAACGTGGAAGGCGACAGCCCGGGCGTGGGTCTCATCCTGGCGATGGCCCGGGATTTGCAGATTCCGTTGACCAATATCAGTGGGCTTTCCACGGCCTCGCTCAACGATCCCGAATCGGTCGCCGGTCTGGCGGCGGGTCGCGTCCTTTATCTCGATCTGCACCTGCATTCGGCGGCGATGTCGCTGTTGGCGAGTGACGGCGAGGGCAACATGGTTCGCCGTCGCCACCTGCGGCTGCCGCGTCTCGGCTACGTGCCGTTGATCAACGGTCTCCTGCGCACCATGGGGAACCGTTTCCTGCGGGCCACCGCGTTTGACATCACGGCGCAGCGGGGACTCGACCAGGCCTTTTACGACCAGACGCGCGAGCAACTGCTCTCCGCCAGCAAGGGCAACGACATCCGTTACTCGATCGAGACGGCGTCACGAGTGCACCAGGCGGCGTTTCCCCGTGAAGCGTTGCTGCGAGACCTCGCCCCGCTCGAACAAGGCTGGGCGGATTCCGCGGTGAAGTTTTTGCGCGAAGGATCACTCGCGCCCAAGGATGTGACGGTGGTCGTCAGCACGCGGGTGCGGTTGCTCCCGGCGATGGAAGACGTGCTGCAACAACGCGGTTTTGCTCGCATCGTGCGACTGCGCGAAGGAGCCGCCGCGCGTGGGGCCGCCCGCTTTGCGGCCGGCCTCGAACCGTGCGCCGAAATGACCGACGTGCCGTTGCTCAGTGAAGTGGCGCTCTCCAAGGCCGCGGCGGCCGGCACCGGGCAGGCGTTGGAAGTCGCCCACCTCGCGGCCGCGTATCCCACGCCGGGCCTGATGCCCAGCCACCTCGTGGTCGACGGGGCGGCCTACTCGTTGCATGCGTTGCCGCCGATGTTGCAAGCCGCGGATGGGGCGACTGATCCGGCCATCCCGTCGCTGGCGCGCATCGGTGGGGTCGAGATCGCCCTGCGGCGCGAAGCCGGGGAATGGCAGATCGACGTGCCGGCCTCGGGCGCGGGTTCGCTGCAAGTGGCGACCGGTGACCGGGTGCGCGTGCGGGCCAACGGCGCGGAAGTTGAACTTTTAATTGCCGCCGAGCGTCGGCCGGGAGCGGTCGCCTAGTCTCGGCGCGGTCTATTTATGCGCAGGAAACGCCGCTCGGCTCCGATCTTCAGCGTCTCGTTCCTCGACTGCATCTGTTGCGGTTTCGGGGGCGTGTTGCTGCTGTTCGTGCTGTTGGCGGGCAAGCAACGCAACCTGCAGGAACAGCAGATGGCGAAGATCCGCGAGGTGGTGGGCCAATACGAGTTCAACGTGAAGACCAAGGAGGAGAGTATCCAGACTTTGGAGATGCAGGCGAAGGAGCGCGAGGGACGCAGCGAGGAACTGGAGTTGAGCAACAACGTGACCATGGAGGAACTGACCGAAATGGAGCAGCAGCTCGCTCTACTTATGCGCAGTGAGTCCGAGTTGCAGAAGGAGTTGGAGTTGCTGTTGGCCGAAAAGGAGGCCCTCGCCACGACCGAGATTCCGGACCCGGTGCCCATTCCCAACGTCAAGCGACGCCAATACCTCACGGGCTTTCAAATGGAGGGCCAATACATCCTCTTCCTCGTGCGCGCTTCGGGCAGCATGGTGGGCAACACCATTGAGGAAGCGATCGAGCTGCAGTCGAAGTCGGACGAGGAAAAGCGAGCGTCAAAGAAATGGAAACGCGTGGTGGATTCGGTGCGTTGGCTGATCTCGTCGCTGCCGCAGGACTCGGCGTTTCAGGTCAT is from Synoicihabitans lomoniglobus and encodes:
- a CDS encoding vWA domain-containing protein: MRRKRRSAPIFSVSFLDCICCGFGGVLLLFVLLAGKQRNLQEQQMAKIREVVGQYEFNVKTKEESIQTLEMQAKEREGRSEELELSNNVTMEELTEMEQQLALLMRSESELQKELELLLAEKEALATTEIPDPVPIPNVKRRQYLTGFQMEGQYILFLVRASGSMVGNTIEEAIELQSKSDEEKRASKKWKRVVDSVRWLISSLPQDSAFQVMMFAEETEPLLATHSIDWIARDDGETIREVIKALEAVVPKGGANLERAFLEVRGMSSVPDSLILLTDGLPTQSDSYASGEFVSDEDRVRFFNAAARVAAGDIPVNTILYPLEGDPASPFLFWQLADKTKGALVSPAPSWPDIR